One genomic segment of Apostichopus japonicus isolate 1M-3 chromosome 23, ASM3797524v1, whole genome shotgun sequence includes these proteins:
- the LOC139964913 gene encoding actin-related protein 3-A → MASRMPACVVDPGTGYTKLGFAGNTEPQFIIPSAIAIKESAQVGDRSQRRLGKGVDDLDFFIGDEAIDKPNYACKYPVRHGIIEDWDLMERFLEQVIFKYLRAEPEDHYFLLTEPPLNTPENREYLAEIMFESFNVPGLYIAVQAVLALAASWTSRQQGERTLTGTVIDSGDGVTHVIPVAEGYVIGSCIKHIPIAGRDITYFIQQLLRERELGIPPEQSLETAKAIKEKYCYICPDISKEFEKYDTDPVKWIKKHEGANAITKESFAVDVGYERFLGPEIFFHPEFSNPDFTLPISEIVDNVIQNCPIDVRRPLYKNIVLSGGSTMFRDFGRRLKRDVKRIVDARLKLSEQLSGGRLKPKPIETEVISHHMQRYAVWFGGSMLASTPEFYGACHTKAQYDEIGPSISRHNPVFGMMT, encoded by the exons ATGGCGAGTCGGATGCCCGCATGTGTTGTAGATCCTGGAACAGG gtacACAAAATTAGGGTTTGCAGGAAACACAGAGCCACAGTTCATTATTCCATCAG CGATCGCAATCAAAGAGTCTGCTCAAGTTGGAGATAGGAGTCAGAGGAGGTTAGGAAAGGGTGTGGATGATCTAGATTTCTTTATTGGAGATGAGGCCATAGACAAACCGAACTATGCCTGTAAA TATCCAGTCAGGCATGGCATCATCGAGGACTGGGACCTTATGGAGCGTTTTCTTGAACAAGTCATCTTCAAGTACTTAAGAGCAGAACCAGAAGATCATTACTTTCTGCTG ACGGAACCGCCTCTGAATACTCCTGAGAACAGAGAATACTTAGCCGAAATAATGTTTGAATCTTTCAATGTGCCAGGTCTATATATTGCAGTACAG GCTGTGCTCGCTCTGGCTGCCTCTTGGACATCTCGTCAGCAAGGAGAGAGGACACTGACAGGCACTGTGATTGACAGTGGGGATGGTGTCACGCACGTTATACCAGTG GCGGAGGGCTACGTTATCGGAAGCTGTATCAAGCACATACCCATTGCCGGACGAGACATTACCTATTTCATCCAACAACTCCTAAGAGAGAGGGAACTGGGCATTCCACCAGAACAGTCGCTGGAAACGGCCAAAGCCATCAAG GAGAAGTACTGTTACATATGTCCTGACATCTCAAAAGAGTTTGAGAAGTACGACACAGATCCTGTGAAATGGATAAAGAAACACGAGGGCGCTAATGCCATTACCAAAGAATCGTTTGCCGTCGATGTCGGTTATGAGCGCTTCCTTGGACCAGAGATCTTCTTTCACCCAGAG TTTTCCAACCCAGATTTCACTCTCCCAATCTCAGAAATTGTGGACAATGTCATCCAGAATTGTCCGATTGATGTAAGGCGACCATTGTATAAG AATATTGTCCTCTCTGGAGGATCTACCATGTTCAGGGATTTCGGAAGACGACTGAAGCGAGACGTGAAACGTATCGTCGATGCTCGCTTGAAGTTGAGTGAACAGCTGAGTGGAGGAAGACTCAAG CCTAAACCAATCGAAACAGAGGTCATCTCTCACCACATGCAACGCTACGCTGTCTGGTTCGGTGGAAGTATGCTGGCATCTACG cCTGAATTTTATGGAGCATGTCACACGAAAGCTCAGTATGACGAGATAGGACCCAGTATCAGCCGACACAATCCGGTCTTTGGAATGATGACATAG
- the LOC139964914 gene encoding tyrosine-protein phosphatase non-receptor type 23-like translates to MEAVPRMFMLSLELKDTADRADFGPEIKRYINQNYMEDGEKYNEEIRQIEQFRTNAMNASRDFNGISTLKKYYGQLHNLASRFPMEEGGEAAIYFSWIDTFDEEPFTHADIRFEQACILYNLGALHAVLGARENRTSEEEMKVACTHFQCAAGIFTYLKENFQSDTSPDISFELMAIYIQTMLGQAQECLLEKSMQDNRKSSLVARISTQVMDYYQQALRGLEDINITSLLGSRRTKLWKRTLTVKMLHFSSISYLYMSNQSEEQQKFGERVAYLQEATNKHNEAMKMSKGQHESVLEALNFAKDVIIGKFQSAKKDNDFVYHEKVPDVDSLPEIKGASLVKALVFQPYDESVAGPDVFRKLVPMEAHEASSMYSEEKAKLLRKVAGEIEEKDGELEQYMSALQVEQLKLGDEEPERLPQILLEVCAAISVKEEPIKTLVTSMQDLSTVVLDVDSSLTDIADILEEEEKTEKQFQKDFGPRSARNYDEIKKDLTKCKELHSKASQSNTELRKAMGTHMENIKILACPIEEIQAALPSLRAAESSVDKDAEANLKRLLVKVDEMKKQRKELEQQLRESIQKDDVTNTIATQQQGNLQAFFQQQLEKHSPLVTYLSQNLGAQDNILRALTDANASYADSRKVTSDTKQKREDKIQELITSYTVYDDLIAKSLKGIDFYKKLEGTVTKLLAKTKELVEGSQKERSKKISTLRAPQRPFAPKPVAPGPEVPQGPKLSDFWKPKSSPDRKRERKDMTSTLPGTPSGYMVSASTGVPSSMGQGQGPLPSLVPMQYGHIPSQAGPVASQTPQMPPVSSHLPNPQLPHSAPNVMHTMQPTSLPHENLTGATHGNRPPQIPTGHQVLPSSMNAPQQHPAAAMQTSQAATLPQQNTTPLPTSMQPPGGLPPSTQMNQPSSTMVHQTGQPQSLPTGSASYPAAQPSSLPPMGHPHPGVAIPGGAHPLAGQSPYGTNLPNQYGQRGAPLQGFPGESQIPAVQQSSPSPHSQNQNTLAQRPTTSPANLVGHQPDVTQPLQSNINRPTPVHQQHTQPINQQPINHQQQPLNQQQSLNQQHTNSQQHPNSQQQPLNQQQPLNQQQLFSQQGRPPGNQSAFTVPPQLPVSQFQSVDQQLPSNQQTRPSGNTQMYNQQQQQQQQQQQQQQQQQQPPFQQQQTFSHQQQPSGHQGLYSHQQQAGSQQVQHRPNQQVQPTTGNQPMAGQQVPPVSQHQVFNQHHPAVGQPQAINSHTQPHPHGQQPTVGPQIPSSKSQNASQQQQHVGQHQSISQAQSVNQQFYNQHPSSQSFAGSQQAVTPRNVGNPQTSMPNMNPVNFSPQRQPFPPVSTSVTNQPPSNRVPQGYPLRMPSGHIQQSTTPPSSQYQQSTNVPRQPSSQSFGSPSHLQQSQQHRFSQPGSSQYQVRQTGPSQTTPVSQYQQQPYHQQEPRQPSSQGMPPHGYQSPSKVPHQQGPPQMPRYPVATSTGPQPVSVGQSYPTNQSVNPVTNVNMRLKSEQQNLPEPTLRPTKLTKDLLSSSPEGGSPLRQSDILAPQNVKSDQTSAVREAEPKPVATDSQPQSSVELLSGLQQGLTPGLQETTSTRTSQSNLAILSQPVSSSGVNAATVPPNSNLAILSQPVVSGDPRPQPVGAINKLDVVTRQQPVGASDGEDPYLDKGLLDRFVDEVERLEKYVEGLNRQMLSGPTVLDGVWKDVNDDQDRETRQFSISVARCYPTKNRYPDVMPYDHNRVMLKTSKDDFINSSYIRDLSPSTPTFIATQAPIPTTMETFWQMIYEQQVFLLVMLVSSKSKGTSEFHQYWPSERGQSQRHGAFSVTLRSSKNTEFHIERFLQLRHVPTKQVRTVLHMQFTAWPEFGIPEKASDLLQFVSQVQNYHLQQKQLTLPIVVHCSGGIGRTGTFCTVYSAVQDINSGRGITDIPKVVKNLRTQRKWMVSEKEQLKFCYEAVLCYAHQVLAKRGIFTKMAGTMSPRPAKNAPSRLNSFDVIMGADSVQSLQHSISKLSVKPTEVKVDPSGQEEGTTAEGEDGGGGGAASLSEEVFSTPEPGNVDPTVPNQEEVSVNVAGNHESEPNEIEQISEQDIQALAPKSTSVTELLASNLDDFSVNAQRFVPPDVVESNTIPQSAQQAASEVDSSGVSQSVLPSILEDLTPQNFSIKDEEKQKTKKFTKEDFDNRKNNLGAPEGGLGDPFNSLDPLWSMKGPTEK, encoded by the exons ATGGAAGCAGTACCAAGAATGTTCATGCTCAGTCTTGAGCTGAAGGATACAGCAGACCGGGCAGATTTTGGTCCAGAAATTAAGAGA TACATCAATCAAAATTACATGGAAGATGGAGAGAAGTACAATGAAGAGATCAGACAAATAGAGCAATTTAGAACT AATGCTATGAATGCTAGCAGGGATTTTAATGGTATCAGCACCTTGAAGAAATATTACGGCCAGCTACATAACCTTGCGAGCAGATTCCCCATGGAGGAAGGTGGAGAGgctgctatttatttttcatg GATTGACACATTTGATGAAGAACCGTTCACCCACGCTGACATCCGGTTTGAACAAGCCTGCATCCTGTACAACCTCGGAGCTCTCCACGCAGTCCTTGGAGCCAGAGAGAACAGAACCTCGGAGGAAGAGATGAAAGTTGCATGCACCCATTTCCAATGTGCAGCTGGTATCTTCACTTACCTCAAAGAAAACTTTCAATCCGATACAAGTCCCGATATATCTTTTGAACTCATGGCTATCTACATACAAACAATGTTG GGTCAAGCTCAGGAATGCCTGCTTGAAAAATCCATGCAGGATAATCGTAAGAGTTCTCTGGTAGCGAGAATCAGCACCCAGGTGATGGATTATTACCAGCAGGCATTGAGAGGACTGGAGGACATCAATATCACCAGTCTGCTCGGCTCCAGAAGAACTAAACTCTGGAAGAGAACACTGACCGTTAAGATGCTTCATTTTTCAAGCATTTCTTAC TTGTACATGAGTAACCAATCAGAGGAACAGCAGAAGTTTGGTGAACGAGTAGCATACCTCCAAGAggcaacaaacaaacacaacgaAGCCATGAAAATGTCCAAG GGTCAACATGAGTCAGTTTTAGAAGCCTTGAATTTCGCTAAAGATGTCATCATCGGGAAATTTCAATCAGCAAAGAAGGATAACGACTTTGTCTATCACGAAAAGGTGCCAGATGTGGACAGTTTACCCGAAATCAaag GTGCTTCTTTGGTCAAAGCTCTCGTCTTTCAACCGTACGATGAGAGTGTCGCAGGACCCGATGTGTTTCGCAAACTCGTCCCTATGGAGGCTCACGAAGCTTCATCTATGTACAGCGAGGAAAAAGCCAAATTGCTGCGAAAAGTCGCCGGGGAGATTGAAGAGAAGGATGGTGAATTGGA GCAGTACATGAGCGCTTTACAAGTGGAACAGCTGAAACTAGGAGATGAAGAACCAGAGAGATTACCGCAAATATTACTAGAGGTTTGTGCTGCAATCAGCGTCAAAGAGGAACCAATAAAGACATTAGTCACTTCTATGCAAG ATTTATCGACAGTGGTACTGGATGTGGATAGTTCACTAACAGATATTGCTGACATTCTGGAAGAGGAAGAAAAAACTGAGAAACAATTTCAG AAGGATTTCGGTCCACGGTCCGCAAGAAACTATGACGAGATTAAGAAGGATCTGACCAAATGTAAAGAACTTCATTCCAAAGCCAGCCAGTCCAACACAGAGCTGAGGAAAGCCATGGGTACACATATGGAGAATATCAAGATCCTAGCATGCCCAATAGAAGAGATACAAGCTGCCCTGCCGTCTCTAAGAGCTGCAGAAT CGTCTGTTGATAAAGATGCCGAGGCGAACCTGAAGAGGCTACTGGTAAAAGTTGATGAGATGAAGAAACAAAGGAAAGAGCTGGAACAGCAGCTGAGGGAAAGCATACAGAAAGATGATGTTACAAATACTATTGCGACCCAACAACAAGGGAACCTACAG GCATTCTTTCAGCAACAGCTTGAGAAACACTCACCGCTGGTCACCTACCTATCACAGAATTTAGGAGCTCAAGATAACATCCTGCGAGCCCTAACAGACGCTAATGCATCCTACGCTGATTCTAGGAAAGTCACCTCAGACACAAAGCAAAA GAGGGAAGACAAAATACAAGAGCTAATTACATCCTACACAGTTTACGATGATTTGATCGCCAAGTCTCTGAAAGGGATTGACTTTTACAAGAAACTGGAGGGCACCGTTACAAAGCTCTTGGCAAAGACGAAGGAATTAGTCGAGGGTTCTCAAAAAGAACGCAGTAAGAAGATCAGTACCTTAAGAG CTCCCCAGAGACCATTTGCACCAAAACCAGTTGCTCCAGGTCCTGAGGTACCACAGGGTCCAAAATTATCAGACTTCTGGAAACCTAAATCATCTCCAGATaggaaaagggaaagaaaagacATGACTTCCACCCTTCCAGGTACTCCATCTGGGTACATGGTATCTGCTAGCACTGGAGTACCAAGCTCAATGGGTCAAGGACAAGGCCCTTTACCCTCGCTAGTACCCATGCAGTATGGTCATATTCCTTCACAAGCAGGGCCAGTGGCTTCTCAAACTCCTCAGATGCCACCCGTCTCAAGTCATTTGCCGAATCCTCAATTACCGCATTCAGCTCCCAATGTCATGCATACCATGCAGCCGACGTCATTACCACACGAGAACCTGACTGGTGCAACTCATGGAAACAGACCCCCGCAGATCCCAACTGGACATCAAGTATTGCCCAGTTCGATGAATGCGCCTCAACAACACCCAGCAGCGGCCATGCAGACGAGTCAAGCTGCTACCCTCCCACAACAGAATACAACTCCTCTACCCACTAGTATGCAACCACCTGGAGGTCTTCCTCCTTCCACACAGATGAATCAACCATCATCTACCATGGTGCATCAGACGGGCCAACCACAGTCATTGCCTACAGGATCTGCGTCCTACCCGGCCGCTCAACCATCATCTCTGCCACCAATGGGACACCCACATCCTGGCGTCGCAATTCCAGGAGGGGCTCATCCTCTAGCTGGCCAGTCTCCATATGGTACCAATTTGCCAAATCAATATGGGCAAAGAGGTGCGCCTCTACAAGGATTCCCTGGGGAATCTCAAATCCCAGCAGTTCAACAGAGTAGTCCATCACCACACAGCCAAAACCAAAACACATTGGCTCAGAGACCAACCACAAGTCCAGCTAATTTAGTCGGTCATCAGCCGGATGTAACTCAGCCATTACAGTCGAATATTAATCGACCAACTCCTGTCCATCAACAACACACCCAACCCATCAATCAACAACCCATCAATCACCAACAGCAGCCCCTGAACCAACAACAGTCTCTCAACCAACAACATACCAACAGCCAACAACATCCCAACAGCCAACAGCAGCCTCTCAACCAGCAGCAGCCTCTAAACCAGCAGCAGCTCTTTAGCCAACAAGGACGACCACCTGGAAATCAGTCAGCATTCACTGTACCACCACAACTTCCTGTTAGCCAGTTTCAATCTGTTGATCAACAACTACCATCTAATCAACAGACAAGACCATCTGGTAATACTCAAATGTACAaccaacagcagcaacaacagcagcagcaacagcagcagcaacagcagcagcaacagCCTCCTTTCCAACAGCAGCAGACATTCAGTCATCAACAGCAACCCTCTGGTCATCAAGGTCTGTATTCTCATCAACAGCAGGCTGGCAGTCAACAGGTACAACACAGACCTAACCAACAGGTGCAACCCACCACTGGCAATCAACCTATGGCAGGTCAACAAGTACCACCAGTGAGCCAACATCAAGTTTTCAACCAGCACCATCCTGCTGTCGGTCAGCCGCAGGCGATAAATTCTCATACACAACCGCATCCGCATGGTCAGCAACCGACCGTTGGGCCACAGATACCAAGCAGTAAATCACAGAACGCCAGCCAGCAACAACAGCATGTAGGGCAACATCAATCTATCAGTCAAGCTCAATCTGTAAACCAGCAGTTCTACAATCAACATCCAAGCAGTCAATCCTTTGCTGGTAGTCAACAAGCGGTGACCCCTAGAAACGTCGGTAATCCACAGACCTCAATGCCCAACATGAATCCAGTTAATTTCTCACCCCAGCGTCAACCATTCCCACCTGTCAGTACATCTGTGACCAATCAGCCTCCTAGTAATCGTGTACCACAAGGGTACCCTCTGAGGATGCCCTCAGGCCATATACAACAATCAACAACACCACCTTCAAGTCAATATCAACAATCTACAAATGTTCCTCGACAGCCGTCGAGCCAAAGCTTTGGATCACCAAGTCATCTACAACAATCACAACAACATAGGTTTTCGCAACCTGGATCTTCTCAGTACCAAGTAAGACAGACAGGGCCATCTCAAACTACACCTGTATCCCAATATCAGCAACAACCATACCACCAACAGGAGCCACGCCAACCGTCCTCCCAGGGTATGCCGCCACATGGATACCAGTCACCTTCAAAGGTACCTCACCAGCAAGGTCCACCACAAATGCCAAGATACCCAGTAGCCACATCGACCGGACCTCAGCCGGTATCCGTGGGTCAAAGTTACCCGACTAATCAATCGGTCAATCCCGTGACCAACGTCAATATGAGATTGAAATCCGAGCAACAGAACCTTCCGGAACCGACATTACGGCCTACGAAACTCACAAAGGATTTGTTATCATCCAGTCCAGAAGGAGGGAGCCCTTTGAGGCAATCTGACATCTTGGCACCTCAAAACGTCAAGTCTGATCAGACATCTGCAGTAAGAGAAGCCGAGCCAAAGCCAGTGGCGACGGATAGTCAACCACAGAGCTCAGTGGAACTTCTCAGTGGTCTCCAGCAAGGACTCACTCCTGGCTTACAAGAAACGACTAGCACTCGCACCTCTCAGTCAAATCTAGCTATATTATCACAGCCTGTATCCAGCAGTGGCGTAAACGCCGCTACAGTTCCTCCAAACTCTAACTTAGCTATATTGTCACAGCCTGTGGTCAGTGGTGACCCCAGACCACAGCCAGTAGGGGCCATCAACAAACTGGACGTAGTGACGAGGCAACAACCGGTGGGTGCGTCGGATGGGGAAGACCCGTACTTGGATAAAGGACTGTTGGATCGGTTTGTGGATGAGGTCGAGAGGCTTGAGAAGTACGTGGAAGGGTTGAACCGCCAGATGCTCAGTGGACCAACCGTCCTGGACGGTGTCTGGAAA GATGTCAACGACGACCAAGATAGAGAAACGAGGCAGTTTTCGATCTCCGTAGCGAGGTGTTACCCAACAAAGAACAGATACCCTGACGTCATGcctt ACGATCACAACAGAGTCATGCTTAAGACGTCAAAAGACGACTTCATCAATTCCAGTTACATTAGAGATCTGTCGCCCTCTACGCCCACCTTCATCGCTACCCAGGCGCCGATTCCTACAACAATGGAGACATTCTGGCAAATGATATATGAACAGCAAGTTTTCCTGTTGGTTATGCTCGTCTCGTCCAAGTCAAAG GGTACCAGTGAGTTTCACCAGTACTGGCCTTCAGAGAGGGGACAATCTCAACGTCACGGGGCGTTCTCTGTGACCCTTCGAAGCTCTAAAAATACAGAGTTTCACATTGAGAGGTTTCTGCAGTTAAGACACGTACCGACCAAGCAAGTCCGAACTGTTCTTCATATGCAGTTCACAGCTTGGCCAGAATT TGGTATACCTGAGAAAGCCTCAGACCTTCTACAGTTTGTCAGTCAAGTCCAGAATTATCACCTTCAACAGAAGCAACTCACTCTACCTATAGTGGTCCACTGCAG TGGTGGGATTGGCCGTACAGGTACATTCTGTACGGTGTATTCAGCAGTACAGGACATCAATAGTGGTAGAGGCATTACAGATATACCGAAAGTGGTGAAAAATCTACGAACACAAAGGAAATGGATGGTGTCTGAAAAG GAGCAACTAAAGTTCTGCTATGAAGCTGTACTGTGCTATGCACATCAAGTTCTTGCCAAAC GCGGTATTTTCACTAAAATGGCAGGCACCATGTCCCCACGGCCTGCTAAGAATGCTCCGTCTAGACTCAATTCCTTTGACGTCATCATGGGAGCCGATTCCGTTCAAAGTCTACAACACAGTATCTCAAAGCTCAGCGTGAAACCGACAGAGGTCAAAGTGGACCCCTCCGGACAGGAAGAGGGTACCACTGCAGAAGGAGAAgacggaggaggaggaggagctgCCTCTCTCAGTGAGGAAGTGTTTAGTACACCAGAACCTGGAAATGTTGACCCCACTGTTCCCAACCAGGAAGAGGTATCTGTAAATGTAGCGGGTAACCACGAAAGTGAACCCAACGAGATAGAACAGATCTCAGAGCAGGATATCCAGGCATTAGCTCCAAAATCGACATCTGTCACTGAACTGCTTGCGAGTAATTTGGACGATTTTTCCGTAAATGCGCAGAGATTCGTTCCTCCCGACGTCGTGGAGTCAAACACCATCCCGCAGAGTGCGCAGCAGGCTGCCAGCGAGGTCGACAGTAGCGGTGTCTCGCAGAGTGTGCTGCCCTCTATACTGGAAGATTTGACCCCGCAAAACTTTTCAATCAAGGACGAGGAgaaacagaaaacgaaaaagTTTACTAAAGAAGATTTTGACAATAGGAAGAATAATCTGGGTGCACCGGAAGGTGGCTTAGGCGATCCGTTTAACTCTCTGGATCCTCTTTGGTCGATGAAAGGTCCAACGGAGAAGTGA